The Apostichopus japonicus isolate 1M-3 chromosome 1, ASM3797524v1, whole genome shotgun sequence DNA segment tatatatatatatatatatatatatatatatatatatatatatatatatatatatatatatatatatatatatatatatatatatatatatatatatatatatatatatatatatatggtttgaaTCTTGCCTTATATTAATCTTGATGCATTGTCTTCCAACTGGGTTGAAAATTTACCTCTTTCATATAGTTGTAGAGGCTATCAATCTCTTTACTTTCTTCTGTACATTTACAGTTTTCTGGAGCAACCTGTGTAAAgatatttttcaaatgaaaacgtTAACAAATCTAACTGTGATGATATCTTGAAAATATGATAGATTGTATAATGTTTTTCAAGCATTCGTAATCATTAATAATCACCCGAGCCCTATCTGTTAAAGTAGTCAATAAATATCAGAGAAGAAATTGGCAAGAAAAAGTAAAAGACATATCACAAATTTCTCGCAACTTAATGATGGCATGGCTCAGTAAATATTGCGCAATCGAGAGCGTTAAGAGTGTCCAATGGACATTTATGTCGGTGGGTTCTTTCTTTTTACAACCTCCATTatcttataaatatatttcattctttgCCCAATATTTTTCTCGTGAACCCTGGTTGATCCCGTGCCTAGAGGCTGTATCCTCCCAAATTCCTCAACCCCACTTTGAACATGCATGTCACTCTGTAATCGCCTGAAACGTTTTGGCGGAAAATGCAGCATTTATGCGCTGTATTCTATATTCAAATAGTTATGTTTGACAATTTTGTCAATGGTACACTATTTCACTCAATTAGTTTGTCTCCACTTACAACTATATACAAGAGGAAGCTTTTAACATCTCTTATAACGTTCTCAACACAATACAAAAGTATAAAGGCTGCTTCGTGATACTAATCTTATACGTTATTTTGCTCTATTGAAATAAAAGTTACCTTACCACAACTTCATAGCCGCTATAATCCACGGAAGAACTGGTTTCGATAAGTGGTGTTGCTTGCTGCGAAACAGAGAAATTGATAGGtttaaattcaaaatttgtGTTTGTGGTTGTGAAAATGAAATAGGAAATCAACGAATCGCATAGGCTAAACTGTTGTACCCAATctacaataattcaaaatatttattcattttcgtGGATATCTTTGCAACTCGTAAAACATGCTTCTGTTTCCATTTTATGAAAGGTACCGATGTTCTTAATTTCTACCGGCACTGACTAAAATGCCagtcttttcttttctactgGCAAACGGCGAAATCCACTAACAAATTTAGCCAGTAAAAATAGCATTTAAAATCttttaatattaaaagaaaattataaatctaaaatttcttacaaagcTTCGTGGCTCTGGGTCAACTTGTCTTTGCtctttttgcacgatcattgTAGATGGCTGTGATATAAGAACATGCAGATAAGTATCTCATATACAtaatgttcttttttctttactcTATCTAATTGATGCAAGagtatcttatatatatatggtacaaaTTTGTATTTACAAATTTGATAACTGCGTTGTTATGCCTGCAGCTCAATGTTACAAAGGAATCATTTACAAGATGCGATAATgcgataaatatatatatatttatatatatatatatatatatatatatatatatacacacacacacacttacaaatatatacacatatattaatACACACATTATGTTTATACATACACTGtgagcaaacaaacaaagacaagGTTATTTTACCAGGTTTGGTTCATATATATCTGCATATGTGTCTTCTGTATCTCCATTTCGGGCTCCTTGTCGTGGCTGTAACCCCAAAAAGACATGTCGGTAATCAATACTTAACGATAAAATCTAGTTATTTATTTAGGGGATAAATACGAGGGGTACCgatcttaaatttgatttgagaccgatgatgacgtcatcgaggaggCTGAGCGGACCGAGGCAATAGCCGAGGTCCGCTGCCcttctcgatgacgtcatcagaggTCATCCATAATGTCCCATCTACTTTTACAACGTATACGGAGACCGTGCGACCACGCCCAGAGTCACTGTTAGTTCCTGATACCATGCATTCATACTTTGTTATAAATCATGTAATGTGTCAGAGGGTTGGGGATGGAGTGGGGTAGGGGAGATATGGACAAGTTCACGCCATTTCGTTCGACAACTCAGCACAGGAACATTACCGTTTGTAACAATGCACGCGTCAGCAATATTGTGGTGGATTATTATCAAATACTACGAACGTGTTAATAAATTAGTATAAGACAGCTGCACAATCCAAACACGTACACATGATCCGGTTTGATAAACACAAAATCCGGCTTACTACACACATAGTCCGGCTTACTACACACATAATCCGGCTTGCTACACGCACACATAACCCTGCTTACTACAGACATAATCCGATTTACTACAGATCAATGTCATATACGTAGCGGTAAGTAATTTACAACACTATACAGAAGCCACATATATACCTTAAATAGCTTGTCATCATTTCTTGCTATTATGTCACTGTAAGTCGCGTATGGATTTACTGCTTTTACCGATGCCCCTCCCAGCCGAATCGGTTCGTCATCTTGGAATGGCAGACCAGCCGATTTGGCAAAATCTAAGATACGTTGGTGGATTGCCGTGGTTCCTTCATAACGTATCTGAGTTATCAAGATATAAATGGTATAGCCTGTACATAATGTAGAAATCATATATTATCGGAATATAATCGAATATAGTATCTATAATATGTTACCCTTcaatgtattttgtaatttcaaatgaaattttttcatcattcaacaggacaacaacaacaaaaatcttcGACGAAGTTAGATCGAAACGCATACCTCTTCACACGATGATTCTTTTTCTTCCAAGACAATGACATGCCTAAACTCTTCATTTCCAATGCAGTGTGATAAAACAATCGTGTTTGAATCGTGACCCTTGAAGCGAAACAGGTAGTCGCCTTCATCCTTCAGTAGCTCTTCAGCCTTCCCACGGGATATGCGACCTTTAAACCAATGTTCTCCCCGCGAGGTATTCTCTTCCTGATTAATACAACAAACAAACTTCTTGTGTTAGTTTCATCATTTATGAACTATATCAGGATACCCAAAACCATCAATAAATGAACTCAACGaagataaaacaatggattactTTTACCTGAACTTGGCTTGTTTCCGTCGGTGGCAGGCGTGGAGGCGGAAGCGGAGGAGCATCTCGTAAAACATTACTCTTTTGACCgaaaaagaggaagaagaaaaaaaaaagtcacagCTTCATTTCAAGGGAGAGAAAATATCATCTTTCAGTAAAGTATATAGTATTAGTCGAGCGCTTGATAAGATCACGATGAATGTGGTAAGACagaaggatatatatatatatatatatatatatatatatatatatatatatatatatatatatatatatatatatatgtatatatatatatgtatatatatatatatttatatttatatatatatatatatttatatttatatatatatatgtatatgtatatatatatatatatatatatatatatatatttatatatatgcatatggtATGTGAATGCCACGTCTTTCCAACTAATCAGTACTAACGTTCAATGGACTTCGGACTTTTCAATTCTAAGTGTTATTTCGTATTGCCTGTACATACTAAGCGGGTACTGTGCCACAGTTATAGAGATGCAGGGCTACATCCGTCTGAAAGGTTAACGGATGCATTGTCGGAAAAATCCCTAAATTGACATTCAAGTTATGAACTCGTATCACTTTAGGTTACTTTGTACAAAAGTCAcctacaacaaatttaccgaTCCTATACCTGATCATGTCAATATTAATCGAAGTAAATTGCAAGTTTTGAGTATACATGCAACTTGATATTCTAAATCTTGAATAGTATAGTAAAATAACGCTCAGATTCAAGCATGTGCTATTTTGCAATCGGCTTTGGTTGAAGCAACTCTAGAGATGCGACTTTTGCTTCAACTACCGATCTTTTGTTAGATACAAAGTATGGTTAATTGTTCAAACAAATTGAGAACATATTTCGATAAAGTGAAGAATTTGATTAAGAAGATTTTACGTGGGTGTGCAGGTTTCCAACAAAAATAATTCATGTGCAAAAAAGCGTATTATTATATTCTGACGTATAAAGTACACCTATCACTATGTATACTGAACTGTAAAAAGGTTCCATGGTGCAACCGTTTCATACTTTACCtcaaaattgtcattttgaGGCTATATTTCGAAATCATGGAATGGTAAATTTGTCTGTGGATGAGGCACTGACGCATATCGACTAAAGAAGCAAACTTGAAGACAATTATGTATTTGTTTAACTTTGGCACCCATCACTGCAAAAATGTGAATATGGCTTAGATATAATATCTTCTTTCCAGCAGACGCTAACCTCGCCTGTCCATTACGTTGGTTTAAGATATGTAGATTTTGTGGTTCCTTAAAAATCCCTATGGATTTGCTTCAGCGATTTAGAATTATGGGAACATACGTATTATTTAATCCACGGTTTTTCAATGGCTAAAGTTTTTATGGAAAGTTCGATTTCAGAAGTGACTGAATTGGCAAAAGATATTTCTAGGTTTCGCAGGGACTTCCATGGGAAGCCTCTTAcagcttttcttcttttaacaCGTCTATCCAGATACTCCAAAACCATCTTATTCGTTACTTTCggtttgttactatatataaaagtgtgtaaaagtaagttggcctgacgtttcgatcctagcaggatcatcttcaaatgctaaatgacaagtaacagtgaCAGAAGGGACAagaacacgcacagaatacagacaggttaatgagcatggtgaacacaaagaaatatatgtaaggggattagtggacaagggatggagagaagaaagataccaacaggggaagaggagaggtaggagattaacagtggagggacaaagagaggattgtGGGAaggggaataaactggagaaagacaaagacagaaaggtgtggggGAAAAAGGGGTGGAaaagagctatgagaagaggagtgatggggggggaacaaggggagagggatgggggggggggaacggaagaaaagttagtcatgtccttccttaatgttgagcccatgaagGTGACTGGTGCGAAGGCACTTATATATAAAAGTGAATGAACAACTTACCACGTCAAAATCTACTTCCCTTTCGAAACTATGCAAGGGAACCATTTCACCGTATTTCGTTCGCCATGTAAACAGGTCTTCCGTGGCTTTGAAGAGCTCCTGGATTAACTTCCCGTccattgatttcattttgagtGTCATTCCTTCCCTCAACAATCGTCTGGGGTATGTTAGAACTCTCAACATTGCAGTAGGCAAAATAACTACTTTCAAACATGGTGTTATCGCAACAAAATGATTGCCCTTGGTAATTGCCAAGATGAGAACTACATCATTTGTGTTTACTTTTATCCCGGATCCTTCTTTACAGCTTTCCAGTGCTACGGCATACATAAGCGTCATCCCAGCACCTTCCATGAATACTGAGTATTTCGAACCATCTAGCGTAACGGGAGGATTGGATTGTTGAAACCTTGCATTTTTCAGCACAGCGACGGCACCGTCCCTGTTTCTATGTACGATAAACACGTTGTTGCATCGTAAAAAGATCGTTAACTTGTCACTCGTCTGAATGTGCAATATGTGGTCCTCTTGTTGAATATCGCATGTCTCGTGTAACTGTGCTGTTTGATAGAACTTGACTGGTTTCGAcacaaaatctgaaatttatatTAAGAAAGTTTTGTTGTACTCTGGTTCGTCCTACAGTTGTACTcagggcggactgggtcttagaACCGGCCTgggcattttccacctagaccggcctattatttattgatatgctacttacatagtgatcgccgtccttgGGGAGTTTGAAGTTTTGAAgctaagatgcaaaatggtgctatatttctcaattttgtaggttacaataatcctttaaaactGACCCAAAAATCATTTTCCAGAAAGccacacttgattaaactgaggaaagatAAAAACGTTACCAAAagtagacaaaaatatatgtttaagactaaattttatttagtttttcaagcattttgtgacaacatgcttgaacaATATTGAAGAagacctaaataaaatccattagcacggacgggttgctaATAGCACGTtctgttacgaactaacagactaactaacatggtgatttcatgaacTGATTCCAACAGTTAAacatatttctacacagcccgtctgtattctataaACTACTGTGAACAGGGGCTGTAAGTTTAACCAGGCTCCCCGGCCCACCGggccaccgggcattgcccaaatgcccgtgtggccagtccgccactggaATGCCCTGTTGGTGGTAAATTCTGTTATGGAGTTACATAGTCATGAGACATATAGTGAAGAGCGTCAAAAGTAAATTTTTAAGCCGCGTCCCGTGTGGATATTTAATTCCACGAATGATCCGgatttatttcacatatttttacTTCAATGATTTTTcccctctttctctcttttaCTTTGTCAAGCAAACCTTTTATAACATCGTACGTTTTAACTGACACACACGATATATGCACAATCTTCTGTAACTTACTCTGCGATTACCAAAATAGCTGACAGGAAGGTCTAAGGAGATTCTACTCACTTGATTTTTTCTTGCTTTTATTCTTCTTGCTGTCGCTGAAGAACATTAAAGCACCATAGACTACATTATCTGTCACTCCTCCGGACGCCATAACTGGTCATCAAAGCTCCTCTAATTCTTTCGATCAGACTGTTCATGAACAGTTGGTCTAGAAGGGGCAAAACGTTACGACAGATTATTACATGATATGAGACGTTTTATAGACTGTTATTTTCACATGGGCGTCGATTTGCTTCTCAAAATTCCTTGCTGATGTGTCTCAGCATCGGTCTCAGAAAATCGGGAAAATTTATGTTACGACCCGCCCTGTGAGAAGGCTGTCAAAGTCCTAAGTGTTAATGagtattgaaatatatttatttagacCAGTATATATGGACGCTTTCAGTTATTTGTGTGAGGGTGCGGAGTATTGTCCAGGTTACTATACTGAAACTATATATGCTTAGTAAATTGTTTACGAGTACTGCAGTATATATTTCTGAAATTTCGGACGAATCTCACTATCGATCAGTATATTTTCAGTGACGAAAATGTTACTAAAACTTAAGTTGTAGTCAGGCTTACCTGGCTTACCATGgggctattttcatgatttcttaTGCCTGATTGAGTGATAAGGACAATGTCGTTCCTAGGTGTCCGTAAAGTTATAACATATTAACTGAACAGTTAATAATTTTGCATGAAATTGCTACTATCTTTTAAAGCGTTACATCATCTTTATATCGTTTCCATTGTTATAGCAGCCACTTGGGACAATTctttctatatactgtacttacatGTCCCGCGTCAATGtacttgtattgtcagtatgagtagtatgaatatcatgttattatcaattaaaatttgaggaactgttcatactgtcaatacgagtgctttgaatcATGAATGGGCGCCTCAAtgcagtttagagaggtattagcattagaaaactgtcccaactggctgcatTGCCAAGAAATGTTCTACTCGAAAGACATTTTTCCCCATGATAAACAATTTATAGCCTGCAGTACTTACATGGGGTATATTCACACGAATATATATGTGCACACCACATCCAAAGAGATGTGTATTTCAACTTGATGTCCGCCGTACAAACTGTGAAGTCTCCTTGCATCAAATTGTGCACAGTATTTAATTGAAGTGGTACGTTGCAATCCTTTCGTATCGGTGGGTTGCCTTATGCTATATGTGGTAATAGTTTTAAAACAAGGTACATGTATAGGGGTGTACTAACACCATTAAATGAACTTTGATTCTGTTTGTCAAGCGATCATCATATCCCGGTAGATGTACTTCCTTTACGGTATCACGTGATAAGTTATGACTATGCTTTTATCAGAATAAGTGTATTTATATAGTATGCTATAACGTCATTTGGCACAAACATCTATTTGCGAGAATAAGTCCTTTGCTAGAAATAGTGCATTTGTCAGAATTTATAAGTcaataaatataagaaaaattaCGATGAACAAATCTGTTATTGTTTTCCTAAAGCTTAACAGTTCATATTATACGTTAGTCGTCTAACGTAGCCATATTCCATCTCAAAGCCACCGGAGGATAGTATAGGTATCATGATCATGAAAATATAATTGACGACACTTCCTGCACATCTGTATATGacatatgtataggcctacatgtggtTTGAATTCATGTTTCTATCAATTAAAAGGtgaggaactgttcatactgtcaatacgggtgctttgaagcatgatttgggaggacagtttagagaggtatgaGCGTTAGAAAACTCCCATTATAAATAAGTTATAGCCTGCAGTACTTACATGTGTTATATGTACGCGGTTATATATACCCGTATCTATATAGGCACACCGCATCCAGTGAGATGTAAATTCCATCTTGATGTTAGTTGTACAAA contains these protein-coding regions:
- the LOC139961648 gene encoding uncharacterized protein isoform X2, with amino-acid sequence MASGGVTDNVVYGALMFFSDSKKNKSKKKSNFVSKPVKFYQTAQLHETCDIQQEDHILHIQTSDKLTIFLRCNNVFIVHRNRDGAVAVLKNARFQQSNPPVTLDGSKYSVFMEGAGMTLMYAVALESCKEGSGIKVNTNDVVLILAITKGNHFVAITPCLKVVILPTAMLRVLTYPRRLLREGMTLKMKSMDGKLIQELFKATEDLFTWRTKYGEMVPLHSFEREVDFDVSNVLRDAPPLPPPRLPPTETSQVQEENTSRGEHWFKGRISRGKAEELLKDEGDYLFRFKGHDSNTIVLSHCIGNEEFRHVIVLEEKESSCEEIRYEGTTAIHQRILDFAKSAGLPFQDDEPIRLGGASVKAVNPYATYSDIIARNDDKLFKPRQGARNGDTEDTYADIYEPNLPSTMIVQKEQRQVDPEPRSFQATPLIETSSSVDYSGYEVVVAPENCKCTEESKEIDSLYNYMKETFDANTLEALRFLREYGHILVDALVKVELNEISMLLEDLCETVRLCDSPHDQE
- the LOC139961648 gene encoding uncharacterized protein isoform X1 codes for the protein MASGGVTDNVVYGALMFFSDSKKNKSKKKSNFVSKPVKFYQTAQLHETCDIQQEDHILHIQTSDKLTIFLRCNNVFIVHRNRDGAVAVLKNARFQQSNPPVTLDGSKYSVFMEGAGMTLMYAVALESCKEGSGIKVNTNDVVLILAITKGNHFVAITPCLKVVILPTAMLRVLTYPRRLLREGMTLKMKSMDGKLIQELFKATEDLFTWRTKYGEMVPLHSFEREVDFDVSNVLRDAPPLPPPRLPPTETSQVQEENTSRGEHWFKGRISRGKAEELLKDEGDYLFRFKGHDSNTIVLSHCIGNEEFRHVIVLEEKESSCEEIRYEGTTAIHQRILDFAKSAGLPFQDDEPIRLGGASVKAVNPYATYSDIIARNDDKLFKPRQGARNGDTEDTYADIYEPNLPSTMIVQKEQRQVDPEPRSFQATPLIETSSSVDYSGYEVVVAPENCKCTEESKEIDSLYNYMKETFDANTLEALRFLREYGHKCVSDDIHSDVADHLVEAKWDEFGKLLKVPANIRHRIQKSSEDICERTVALLKAWHQRLGNGATLGILVDALVKVELNEISMLLEDLCETVRLCDSPHDQE